The following are from one region of the Neurospora crassa OR74A linkage group III, whole genome shotgun sequence genome:
- a CDS encoding translation initiation factor 4B gives MAPKKKEVQKLSLGEFLNEPSFGGSWADEVEDTYASGTQPLPPSERRGPSTYGGGSSFADRGYSSLRDNISPAQLPTRPPFTAHLGNLSYNATAESVTEFFEGCDVVNVRIIEDRETQRPKGFAYAEFKDVEGLKTALTRDGETFDGRSIRIKIADPPKQGYSDRGESSRDLPTWERRGPLPDLPGRDRPQRDFGERRAPREFAPADDGKVRDFGNWERRGPLPPAEPTEQIRDSSRSRPLEARGESFRNDRRASPAAWGPGEGRQDTSRPPRREFGDRPERAPTAAEKDNQWRNSMRPATESREGSVPNSPAPSAALPVGRPKLNLAKRTVSEAPEAGSTASTDSKASPFGAARPIDTAAREREIEEKRLQALKEKKEADEKAKEEKRLAKEAAAKAEAEKAEADAAAAKAEAEKPVEAPAPAAEEEVKSPGAAPANGVAADQKLPVKAREPREAPKTRATESGNWRSAPREPRGGAASGGPRRNDRVPADRASRAPRSDSGRGPRANGGAPASQPAQATPAAGAEQAPATPAAAGEDDGWTTVSGPSKNRRGTNRAY, from the exons ATGG ctcccaagaagaaggaagtccAGAAGCTTTCTCTGGGCGAATTTTTGAACGAACCCT CTTTCGGCGGCTCTTGGGCTGATGAGGTCGAGGACACCTATG CCTCCGGCACTcaacctctccctccctctgaGCGTCGCGGCCCTTCCACCTATGGTGGAGGCTCTTCGTTTGCTGACCGCG GTTATTCCTCCCTCCGCGACAACATCAGCCCGGCCCAGCTTCCTACCAGGCCCCCTTTCACCGCTCATCTCGGTAACCTTTCATACAACGCGACCGCCGAGTCCGTTACCGAGTTCTTTGAGGGCTGCGATGTCGTGAATGTCCGCATCATCGAGGACCGCGAGACTCAGCGCCCCAAGGGTTTTGCCTATGCCGAGTTCAAGGATGTCGAGGGTCTCAAGACTGCCTTGACCCGTGATGGAGAGACCTTTGACGGTCGTAGCATCCGCATCAAGATTGCCGATCCCC CCAAGCAGGGATACAGCGACAGGGGTGAGTCGAGCCGTGATCTCCCTACCTGGGAGCGCAGAGGACCCCTTCCCGACTTGCCCGGACGTGACCGCCCCCAACGTGACTTTGGCGAGCGTAGAGCCCCCAGAGAGTTTGCCCCTGCCGACGATGGCAAGGTTCGCGATTTCGGCAACTGGGAAAGACGTGGTCCCCTCCCCCCTGCGGAGCCCACTGAGCAAATCAGAGATTCCTCTCGCTCGCGTCCCCTTGAGGCCCGTGGCGAGTCTTTCCGCAATGATAGGAGGGCTTCCCCCGCTGCTTGGGGCCCTGGTGAGGGTCGTCAAGATACTTCCCGTCCTCCCCGCCGCGAGTTTGGCGACCGTCCCGAGCGCGCTCCTACTGCCGCTGAGAAGGACAACCAATGGCGCAACAGCATGCGTCCTGCTACCGAGTCTCGTGAAGGAAGCGTCCCCAACTCTCCGGCGCCCTCGGCTGCTCTTCCTGTCGGTCGCCCTAAGCTGAACCTCGCCAAGAGAACCGTTTCAGAAGCCCCCGAGGCTGGATCGACCGCTTCGACTGACTCGAAGGCCAGCCCCTTCGGTGCCGCTCGCCCCATCGATACTGCCGCCCGCGAACGCGAGATCGAGGAGAAGCGCCTTCAAGCcctcaaggagaagaaggaggccgaCGAGAAGGCtaaggaggagaagcgtCTTGCTAAGGAGGCCGCTGCTAAGGCCGAGGCTGAGAAGGCTGAAGCGGATGCCGCGGCCGCGAAGGCTGAGGCTGAGAAGCCCGTTGAGgcccctgcccctgctgctgAGGAAGAGGTCAAGTCCCCCGGTGCTGCTCCTGCCAACGGTGTAGCTGCCGATCAGAAGCTCCCCGTCAAGGCCCGTGAGCCCCGCGAGGCCCCTAAGACTAGAGCCACCGAGAGCGGTAACTGGCGCTCTGCTCCTAGGGAACCTCGTGGTGGTGCCGCTTCTGGTGGGCCTCGCCGCAACGACCGTGTCCCCGCTGATCGCGCTTCTCGCGCTCCTCGTAGCGACTCTGGCCGCGGCCCTCGTGCGAACGGCGGTGCCCCCGCCTCCCAGCCCGCCCAGGCTACCCCGGCTGCCGGTGCGGAGCAGGCTCCCGCTactcccgccgccgccggggaaGATGACGGCTGGACGACAGTCTCTGGCCCCAGCAAGAACCGTCGTGGCACCAACCGTGCTTACTAA